In Aphelocoma coerulescens isolate FSJ_1873_10779 chromosome 23, UR_Acoe_1.0, whole genome shotgun sequence, a genomic segment contains:
- the EPB41 gene encoding protein 4.1 isoform X16: MYCKVVLLDDTIFECSVDKHAKGQDLLKKVCDHLNLLEEDYFGLAIWDTPTSRTWLDPAKEIKKQVHGGPWDFTFNVKFYPPDPAQLTEDITRYYLCLQLRQDILTGRLPCSFATLALLGSYTVQSELGDYDPDLHGPDYISEFKLAPNQTKELEEKVVELHKTYRSMTPAQADLEFLENAKKLSMYGVDLHQAKDLEGVDITLGVCSSGLLVYKDKLRINRFPWPKVLKISYKRSSFFIKIRPGEQEQYESTIGFKLPSYRAAKKLWKVCVEHHTFFRLTSTEAIPKSRFLALGSKFRYSGRTQAQTRQASALIDRPAPQFERTASKRASRSLDGAKRATQKVEFRTVEEEKQKEVVVVEVPEPKPADQIREKPAKHTLETFEMKPIAEEEEEEEKVEVVKVPVVKPKSAELVQPRSAVAVITPERSPRPTSAPAIAQSHPAEPAPAKPDVKDVATSKVGKETAKLDVRREEFPPEKAKEPVDASRVRKTHIEVTVPTTNGAQPQQQPAEKEEELIRMRKKRSKRLDGENIYIRHSNLMLEDLDKTQEEIKKHHANISELKKNFMESVPEPRPSEWDKRLSTHSPFRSLNVNGQIPTAVDGVKKVTVPSSERQVGGLEKMSDFLSQEDVAAVPEWSSFNTGFAWEGSKQSVVFSETPVPSQPSPSWHFGASSLSSEEEKEEEEQEEAVPSLSASEEDLTCEKGVCVDVEKDSELSEPEPPPSPAALPWQPWGGEEKEVAEDGEDSFAFRKPRGECPNPDAPNGLPELIRCFQPPLVKTQTVTISDVSSAVKSEIPTKEVPIVHTETKTITYEAAQTDGGNGDLDPGVLLTAQTITSETTSSTTTTQITKTVKGGISETRIEKRIVITGDADVDHDQVLAQAIKAAKEQHPDMSVTKVVVHQETEIAEE, from the exons ACGTGGCTGGATCCtgccaaagaaataaaaaagcaggTTCATG GAGGCCCCTGGGATTTTACCTTCAATGTCAAGTTTTATCCGCCGGATCCTGCCCAGCTGACAGAGGACATCACCAG GTATTACCTGTGTCTGCAACTTAGACAGGACATCCTTACAGGGCGGCTGCCCTGCTCCTTTGCCACCTTGGCCCTGCTGGGTTCCTACACGGTCCAGTCAGAGTTGGGAGACTATGATCCCGATCTCCATGGTCCAGATTACATCAGTGAGTTCAAACTGGCCCCAAACCAGACAAAAGAGCTTGAAGAAAAGGTTGTGGAGCTTCATAAAACATACAG ATCCATGACTCCAGCCCAAGCAGACCTGGAATTTCTTGAGAATGCAAAAAAGCTGTCTATGTATGGAGTCGACCTTCACCAAGCCAAG GACTTGGAAGGAGTGGATATCACTCTGGGAGTCTGTTCCAGTGGCCTTCTTGTTTACAAAGATAAACTGAGAATCAACCGCTTCCCGTGGCCCAAAGTCCTGAAGATTTCCTACAAACGCAGCAGCTTCTTCATAAAGATTCGGCCAGGGGAG CAAGAACAGTATGAAAGTACAATTGGGTTCAAGCTACCAAGTTACCGGGCAGCGAAGAAGCTGTGGAAAGTATGTGTTGAACATCACACCTTCTTCAG GCTGACTTCCACCGAGGCCATCCCGAAGAGCAGGTTCCTGGCGCTGGGCTCCAAGTTCCGCTACAGCGGCCGGACGCAGGCACAGACACGGCAGGCGAGTGCCCTGATCGACCGGCCCGCGCCCCAGTTCGAGCGCACGGCCAGCAAGAGAGCATCCAGGAGCCTCGATGGAG CTAAACGTGCGACTCAAAAGGTTGAGTTCAGAACCGTAGAGGAAGAGAAGCAGaaggaggtggtggtggttgaGGTTCCTGAACCAAAACCTGCGGATCAGATCCGAGAGAAGCCAG CCAAACACACTCTTGAAACTTTTGAAATGAAACCCAttgcagaggaggaagaggaggaggagaaggtagAGGTGGTTAAGGTTCCTGTTGTCAAGCCAAAGTCAGCGGAGCTGGTGCAGCCGCGGTCAG CAGTGGCCGTGATAACCCCAGAGCGGAGTCCCCGGCCCACCTCAGCCCCAGCCATCGCTCAGAGCCACCCCGCAGAGCCAGCCCCAGCTAAGCCTGATGTGAAGGACGTGGCCACATCTAAAGTAGGGAAGGAAACAGCAAAACTTGATGTGAGACGTGAAGAATTTCCACCGGAGAAAGCCAAGGAGCCAGTGGATGCCTCAAGG GTGAGGAAAACACACATTGAGGTCACAGTCCCCACCACGAATGGTGCCCAGCCCCAG cagcagcctgcagaaaaagaggaagagctGATAAGAATGAGGAAG aAGAGATCAAAGAGGCTAGATGGTGAAAACATTTATATCAGGCATAGCAATTTAATGTTGGAG GATCTAGATAAGACccaggaagaaataaagaagcacCATGCCAACATCAGTGAGTTGAAGAAGAACTTCATGGAGTCCGTCCCGGAGCCTCGGCCGAGTGAGTGGGACAAACGTTTGTCCACTCACTCCCCTTTCCGAAGCCTCAACGTCAACGGGCAGATTCCCACGGCAGTGGATGGA GTCAAGAAAGTCACTGTCCCATCTTCTGAGAGACAGGTTGGTGGGCTTGAG aaaatgaGTGACTTTCTCTCCCAAGAGGATGTGGCTGCAGTGCCAGAATGGAGCAGTTTTAACACTGGCTTTGCATGGGAGGGCTCAAAGCAGTCAGTAGTTTTTAGTGAGACTCCAGTGCCCTCACAGCCTTCTCCCAGCTGGCACTTTGGTGCTTCCTCCCTAAGCagcgaggaggagaaagaggaggaggagcaggaggaggcagtTCCCAGCCTCTCTGCCAGCGAGGAGGACCTGACATGTGAAAAGGGGGTTTGTGTGGATGTGGAGAAGGACTCGGAGCTCTCTGAGCCAGAGCCTCCCCCAAGCCCTGCCGCACTTccctggcagccctggggaggagaggagaaggaggtggcAGAGGATGGTGAAGACAGCTTTGCCTTTAGAAAGCCACGTGGCGAGTGTCCCAACCCAGATGCTCCTAacgggctgccagagctcatTCGCTGCTTCCAG CCCCCACTAGTGAAGACACAGACTGTCACCATCTCTGATGTGTCCAGCGCCGTCAAAAGCGAAATTCCCACAAAAGAAGTCCCCATTGTCCATACAGAGACAAAGACCATCACCTACGAAGCTGCACAG ACAGACGGTGGCAATGGGGATTTAGACCCTGGCGTTCTGCTGACTGCCCAGACCATCACCTCAGAAAccaccagcagcaccaccaccacccagATCACCAAG aCTGTGAAAGGTGGCATTTCAGAGACACGGATTGAGAAGAGGATTGTCATCACAGGAGATGCAGATGTAGACCATGATCAG GTCCTGGCACAGGCGATCAAGGCTGCCAAGGAGCAGCACCCAGACATGTCGGTGACCAAAGTGGTTGTGCACCAGGAGACAGAGATTGCAGAGGAGTAG